A genomic window from Colletotrichum destructivum chromosome 7, complete sequence includes:
- a CDS encoding Putative zn(2)Cys(6) fungal-type DNA-binding domain, fungal transcription factor: protein MPRETASCWTCRLRHKKCDESMPVCNVCAGLEITCYPNQPTPDWIDGGTRQQAMADQLKTEVTRSAKLRRARRIVQRIVGSTQDIPGGMFPPSLSVVVSQEIPSRPISAISNETENPARNKTPSRRRSGTEPLPGTPTDRRSLIQKQPETESASPSATTLPTEVEQAYIMSYLDYMFPALFPFYNPSPLEGGRSWVLVLTLANKSLCHAATSLSSHFFAVVPVQRRKERPACVSLVEQELYSQTSTAMRKAQQDVKEVTRRGVHGDLITSVRLVDSIVHLLFLEVSLGSSENWIIHLDAGVNLFKDILDKQAIEIGSSKWTSVCKEVGRLAYPSLESPPLWPVWTVDQAAFRFSVAALVMQDLMASISLGRTPRLRVDYDDILADETVPEESPDRDCRLRLQSFIGCQNWAVVLIADVVMLDAWKRDMHDRGMLSNLELFKRGAELETRFRDGLARVSASEPRARDHRPPWLAEPERAEEEAKACVVVTQIWAQAGLIYLHIVLSGWQPANLEISESIDQIIGLMNKRAKAKWVHTLAWPLCVTGCLAKREQETTVQRMFDLMGDFAMFGSTRLAREVVETVWEHRKHTTTENWDFAAILKILGRRVLLG from the coding sequence GTGTGCAATGTCTGCGCCGGGCTCGAAATTACCTGCTACCCCAACCAACCCACGCCCGACTGGATAGATGGCGGGACAAGACAGCAGGCGATGGCGGACCAGTTGAAGACAGAGGTCACGAGGAGCGCCAAACTTCGGAGAGCGAGGAGAATTGTTCAGCGAATCGTCGGGAGCACGCAGGATATCCCCGGCGGCATGTTTCCGCCCAGTCTGTCTGTGGTCGTATCCCAGGAAATTCCTTCGCGGCCCATATCAGCCATCAGCAACGAAACCGAGAACCCGGCTCGAAACAAAACTCCTTCCAGACGTAGATCCGGCACTGAACCGTTGCCCGGCACACCGACCGATAGGCGGTCGCTTATACAGAAGCAACCAGAAACGGAGAGTGCTTCTCCGTCAGCAACAACACTGCCCACCGAGGTGGAGCAAGCTTACATCATGTCTTATCTCGACTATATGTTCCCGGCGCTATTTCCATTCTACAATCCATCCccgctcgagggcggccgtAGTTGGGTGCTCGTCCTCACGCTAGCTAACAAATCCCTTTGCCACGCCGCCACAAGCCTCTCATCCCAtttcttcgccgtcgtccccgTGCAACGCCGCAAGGAGAGACCCGCATGTGTGTCTCTGGTAGAGCAAGAGCTTTACAGCCAGACGTCGACGGCTATGcggaaggcccagcaggacGTCAAGGAGGTCACGAGACGTGGGGTCCACGGCGACTTGATCACGAGCGTGCGCCTGGTAGACAGCATTGTCCATTTGTTGTTCCTGGAGGTCTCCTTGGGCAGCAGCGAGAATTGGATAATTCACCTAGACGCTGGCGTCAACTTGTTTAAAGACATCCTCGACAAACAAGCCATCGAGATCGGGTCTTCAAAGTGGACATCGGTCTGCAAAGAAGTCGGGCGGCTTGCCTACCCCAGCTTAGAAAGCCCTCCGCTGTGGCCTGTTTGGACCGTCGACCAGGCCGCATTCCGATTCTCCGTAGCTGCCCTTGTTATGCAGGATCTGATGGCCAGCATATCACTCGGCCGGACACCGCGTCTACGCGTTGACTATGACGACATCCTCGCTGATGAGACTGTGCCAGAGGAGAGCCCTGACCGAGATTGCCGGCTCCGTCTGCAGTCCTTTATCGGCTGTCAAAACTGGGCCGTAGTGTTGATCGCCGATGTTGTCATGCTTGATGCGTGGAAGAGGGACATGCATGACAGAGGAATGCTATCCAACCTCGAGCTGTTTAAGCGTGGCGCAGAGCTTGAAACCAGATTCCGTGATGGGCTTGCTCGGGTTTCCGCATCCGAGCCAAGGGCGCGCGATCACAGGCCTCCCTGGCTCGCCGAACCAGAACGCGCTGAAGAAGAGGCCAAGGCATGCGTGGTGGTGACGCAGATCTGGGCACAAGCTGGCTTAATATACCTCCACATTGTTCTCTCAGGCTGGCAACCAGCAAATCTAGAGATCTCCGAGTCGATTGACCAAATCATCGGCCTGATGAACAAGCGTGCCAAAGCAAAATGGGTTCACACACTTGCTTGGCCACTCTGCGTAACCGGATGTCTGGCAAAGAGGGAACAGGAGACGACGGTCCAGAGAATGTTCGATCTCATGGGCGACTTCGCAATGTTTGGCTCGACGCGTCTGGCACGGGAAGTCGTAGAGACTGTATGGGAGCACAGGAAACACACAACGACCGAGAACTGGGATTTTGCCGCAATTCTGAAAATCTTGGGTCGTCGGGTGTTGCTCGGATAG